A region of Aquarana catesbeiana isolate 2022-GZ linkage group LG08, ASM4218655v1, whole genome shotgun sequence DNA encodes the following proteins:
- the LOC141104557 gene encoding histone H3: MARTKQTARKSTGGKAPRKQLATKAARKSAPATGGVKKPHRYRPGTVALREIRRYQKSTELLIRKLPFQRLVREIAQDFKTDLRFQSSAVMALQEASEAYLVGLFEDTNLCAIHAKRVTIMPKDIQLARRIRGERA; the protein is encoded by the coding sequence ATGGCAAGAACCAAGCAGACCGCTCGTAAGTCCACCGGAGGGAAAGCTCCccgcaagcagctggccaccaAAGCAGCCCGCAAGAGCGCCCCGGCCACCGGCGGAGTCAAGAAGCCTCACCGCTACAGGCCCGGCACCGTGGCTCTCCGAGAGATCCGCCGCTACCAGAAATCCACCGAGCTGCTCATCCGCAAGTTGCCCTTCCAGCGCCTCGTCCGAGAGATCGCCCAGGACTTCAAGACCGACCTGCGCTTCCAGAGCTCCGCCGTCATGGCTCTGCAGGAAGCCTCCGAGGCTTATCTCGTAGGACTCTTCGAGGACACCAACCTCTGCGCCATCCATGCCAAGAGGGTCACCATCATGCCCAAAGACATCCAGCTGGCACGCCGCATCCGCGGAGAGAGGGCCTAA
- the LOC141104559 gene encoding histone H2A.J-like, with the protein MSGRGKQGGKVRAKAKTRSSRAGLQFPVGRVHRLLRKGNYAERVGAGAPIYLAAVLEYLTAEILELAGNAARDNKKTRIIPRHLQLAVRNDEELNKLLGGVTIAQGGVLPNIQAVLLPKKTESHKAAAKSK; encoded by the coding sequence ATGTCTGGCCGTGGAaaacaaggaggcaaggttcgggctaaggccaagacccgatcatcccgggctggtctgcagttcccagttGGTCGTGTTCACCGTCTGCTCAGGAAGGGGaactatgccgagcgggtcggggccggagctcccATCTATCTGGCCGCCGTCCTCGAAtatctgacggctgagatcctcgagctggccggcaacgccgcccgcgacaacaagaagacccgcatcatcccccgacacctccagctggccgtccgcaacgacgaggagctcaacaagctgctgggcggcgtcaccatcgcccagggaggagtcctgcccaacatccaggccgtgctgctgcccaagaagaccgagagccacaaggccgccgccaaatccaagtaa
- the LOC141104546 gene encoding uncharacterized protein, translated as MTETEIAPDAAPPAEPAAKKKATKKAAAGGAKKGSKKPSGPSVSDLIVTAVAASKERSGVSLAALKKLLAAGGYDVDKNNSRLKIAIRALVTKGSLVQVKGHGASGSFKINKKQQEGDKAKKVTKKKPSAAAKPKKPAAAKKPAKSPKKKVPSKAAKSPKKAAKKPAKAAASPAKKATKSPKKPKAAAKPKKAAKSPAKKAAKPKTAAKPKKAAPKKK; from the coding sequence ATGACGGAGACTGAGATCGCCCCAGACGCCGCTCCTCCAGCGGAGCCCGCCGCCAAGAAGAAGGCGACTAAGAAGGCGGCAGCCGGAGGAGCCAAGAAAGGCAGCAAGAAGCCGTCCGGTCCCAGCGTGTCCGACCTCATCGTCACAGCCGTGGCCGCTTCCAAGGAGCGCAGCGGGGTCTCCCTGGCCGCCCTCAAGAAGCTCCTGGCCGCCGGAGGATACGATGTGGACAAGAACAACAGCCGCCTTAAGATCGCCATCAGGGCGCTGGTGACTAAGGGGAGCCTCGTCCAGGTCAAAGGACATGGAGCCTCCGGATCCTTCAAGATCAACAAGAAGCAGCAAGAGGGCGACAAGGCCAAGAAAGTCACCAAGAAGAAGCCATCGGCTGCGGCCAAGCCCAAGAAACCTGCGGCCGCCAAGAAGCcagccaagtcccccaagaagaaagtccccagcaaagcagccaagagccccaagaAGGCCGCCAAGAAACCGGCAAAGGCTGCAGCTTCTCCCGCCAAGAAGGCGACAAAGAGCCCCAAGAAGCCCAAAGCTGCAGCCAAGCCGAAAAAAGCCGCCAAGAGTCCGGCTAAGAAGGCGGCTAAACCCAAGACAGCAGCCAAGCCCAAGAAGGCCGCTCcgaagaagaaataa